From Thermodesulfobacteriota bacterium, one genomic window encodes:
- a CDS encoding hemerythrin domain-containing protein codes for MDRDRKKYLNELERVHRRIKGLFRELEPIIEAGKVEDITSLRRGLNSLEAELVAHVRSEDEVFYRDLREGAVRKAQEALIPALDLFMDSMNEVSGRAVHFFERYGDDREILADTAGFVLMLKGLREDILRRIESEEGSLFYIYRAYFFDKP; via the coding sequence ATGGACAGGGATAGGAAAAAATACCTGAACGAACTCGAAAGGGTGCACCGCCGGATAAAGGGGCTCTTCCGGGAGCTTGAGCCGATAATAGAGGCCGGGAAGGTCGAGGATATCACCAGCCTCAGGAGGGGGCTCAACTCGCTCGAGGCCGAGCTCGTCGCGCACGTAAGGAGCGAGGACGAGGTCTTCTACAGGGACCTCAGGGAGGGGGCGGTACGCAAGGCCCAGGAGGCGCTCATCCCGGCACTGGACCTCTTCATGGACTCCATGAACGAGGTGAGCGGGAGGGCCGTTCACTTCTTCGAGAGGTACGGGGACGACCGGGAGATACTCGCCGACACGGCGGGTTTTGTCCTGATGCTCAAGGGCTTGAGGGAAGACATCCTCCGGAGGATCGAGAGCGAGGAGGGGAGCCTCTTCTATATCTACAGGGCCTACTTCTTCGATAAACCCTGA
- the murI gene encoding glutamate racemase, giving the protein MAKEGRIGVFDSGIGGLTVLREVRTLLPGEETIYLGDTARVPYGTKSGEAVIRYSLEVAGFMKGKGIKMLVVACNTASAYALPALKEALDVPVVGVIEPGAATAAEATMAKRIGVIGTEATIKSGAYFDAIKAIDSKTAVYMKACPLFVPLAEEGWLDNDVTRLTAESYLANFKKEEIDILVLGCTHYPLLKPLIAGVMGKGVTLIDSARATAAEVKRILQEKGLVRDADPAFPAAPPEFFVTDSPERFATVGKRFFGDGLVSAELVRLGDS; this is encoded by the coding sequence ATGGCGAAAGAGGGACGCATAGGGGTATTCGACTCCGGCATCGGGGGGCTCACCGTCTTAAGGGAGGTCCGCACGCTCCTGCCCGGAGAGGAGACCATATACCTTGGCGACACGGCGCGCGTCCCCTACGGGACGAAGTCGGGCGAGGCGGTCATACGCTACTCGCTCGAGGTCGCCGGGTTCATGAAGGGTAAGGGGATAAAGATGCTCGTCGTGGCCTGCAACACGGCCTCCGCCTACGCCCTACCCGCGCTCAAGGAGGCCCTCGACGTCCCGGTGGTGGGCGTTATAGAGCCGGGCGCGGCTACGGCTGCCGAGGCCACCATGGCCAAACGGATCGGCGTTATCGGGACCGAGGCCACAATAAAGAGCGGCGCCTACTTCGACGCCATAAAGGCCATCGACTCCAAGACGGCCGTTTACATGAAAGCCTGCCCGCTCTTCGTGCCGCTCGCGGAGGAAGGGTGGCTGGATAACGACGTGACCCGTCTCACCGCGGAGAGCTACCTCGCGAACTTTAAAAAAGAAGAGATAGACATCCTGGTGCTCGGGTGCACGCACTACCCCCTCTTGAAACCGCTCATAGCCGGGGTTATGGGTAAGGGGGTCACGCTCATAGACTCGGCCCGCGCAACGGCCGCCGAGGTCAAGCGAATACTCCAGGAGAAAGGGCTCGTGAGAGACGCCGACCCCGCCTTCCCCGCCGCGCCTCCGGAGTTCTTCGTAACCGACTCGCCGGAGCGCTTCGCGACGGTGGGAAAGAGGTTCTTCGGCGACGGACTCGTCTCGGCCGAGCTTGTAAGGCTCGGAGACTCCTGA
- the polX gene encoding DNA polymerase/3'-5' exonuclease PolX — MENEDIAGIFNEIADILEIKGENPFRVRSYRNAALVVEGLAVSLNSVPEGDLEKIPAVGKSIHEKIVEMLRTGRCAAHDELLRETPEGLLEMLKLSGVGPKKVALLYKKLGIESVEALEEAARAGALRTLPGMGEKSELKIIKAIEKYKNLMEGSDRFPLVVALAYAHSYVDYIKGLDGVIEAEPAGSLRRWQETIGDVDILVTCQKGVPVMDRFVAYPEVEEVAAKGETRSTVILKNGLQVDLRVMEEECLGSARQHFTGSKAHNIAVRERAGRMGLKVNEYGVFNEKTGERVAGRTEEEVYEAVGLKWMPPELRENRGEIEAAERGKKLPHLVELKDIKGDLHAHTTASDGASTIEELARAAMAMGYEYIAVTDHSKAVGIANGLDEKRLLRQIGEIDAFNEKLEERGERFRVLKGTEVDIKADGTLDFPEDVLKKLDCVVGAVHSGFDMEREVMTERIIKGMSTGSLNILAHPTGRLIGIREPYELDIERVVAAAAEYGVAL; from the coding sequence ATGGAAAATGAGGATATAGCAGGTATATTCAACGAGATAGCGGACATACTCGAGATAAAGGGGGAGAACCCCTTCCGCGTCCGCTCCTACCGTAACGCCGCCCTCGTCGTCGAGGGTCTGGCCGTAAGCCTGAACTCCGTACCCGAAGGCGACCTCGAAAAGATCCCCGCCGTAGGCAAGAGCATACACGAAAAGATAGTCGAGATGCTCAGGACCGGCAGGTGCGCTGCTCACGACGAGCTCCTTCGGGAGACCCCCGAGGGGCTCCTCGAAATGCTGAAACTCTCCGGCGTCGGCCCGAAGAAGGTGGCCCTCTTATATAAAAAACTCGGCATAGAGAGCGTGGAGGCGCTCGAAGAGGCGGCCCGTGCCGGAGCGCTCAGGACGCTGCCGGGGATGGGGGAGAAGAGCGAGCTGAAGATAATAAAGGCCATAGAGAAATATAAAAACCTGATGGAGGGGTCGGACAGGTTCCCGCTCGTGGTGGCGCTTGCGTACGCGCACTCCTATGTGGACTACATCAAAGGGCTCGATGGCGTGATCGAGGCCGAGCCCGCCGGGAGTTTAAGGCGCTGGCAGGAGACCATCGGAGACGTGGATATACTGGTAACCTGCCAAAAGGGAGTGCCGGTGATGGACCGCTTCGTAGCCTACCCCGAGGTCGAGGAGGTCGCGGCAAAGGGGGAGACCAGGTCCACCGTAATACTTAAAAACGGCCTGCAGGTGGACCTCCGCGTTATGGAGGAAGAGTGTTTAGGCTCGGCACGTCAGCACTTTACCGGCTCCAAGGCCCATAACATAGCCGTCCGCGAGAGGGCCGGCAGGATGGGGCTCAAGGTGAACGAGTACGGGGTATTTAATGAGAAGACGGGAGAGCGCGTTGCGGGCCGGACAGAAGAAGAGGTCTACGAGGCCGTCGGGCTCAAGTGGATGCCGCCCGAGCTGCGCGAGAACCGGGGAGAGATAGAGGCTGCGGAACGGGGGAAAAAACTACCGCACCTCGTAGAGCTTAAGGATATAAAAGGCGACCTCCATGCGCATACGACTGCGAGCGACGGGGCGAGCACCATCGAAGAGCTTGCCCGAGCCGCCATGGCCATGGGCTACGAGTACATCGCCGTAACCGACCACTCGAAGGCCGTCGGCATTGCAAACGGCCTCGACGAGAAGAGGCTCCTGAGGCAGATAGGCGAGATAGACGCCTTTAACGAAAAGCTCGAGGAGCGGGGCGAACGGTTCAGGGTGCTCAAGGGGACGGAGGTCGATATAAAGGCCGACGGCACGCTGGACTTTCCCGAAGACGTACTAAAAAAACTCGACTGCGTGGTCGGGGCCGTGCACTCGGGGTTCGATATGGAGCGGGAGGTCATGACCGAGAGGATTATAAAGGGGATGAGTACCGGCAGCCTCAATATCCTCGCCCACCCGACCGGCAGGCTCATAGGCATAAGGGAGCCCTACGAGCTCGATATCGAGCGGGTGGTCGCCGCGGCGGCCGAGTACGGCGTGGCCCTTG
- a CDS encoding GerMN domain-containing protein, with amino-acid sequence MPPKKKRKLKKRKKGSRLPSPLPLSVVIATLVTFAAGALFMIYFGDRLFSPTAPNSTPDSTPKKTVATAKTEKTEKTGEKPAVKKPASRTIKLFFGDYEGKELIAEKSGIRKGTVEAELKRAVEALLKGPVSGRDGIIETIPEGVKLLSLKVRKRTAVVDLSREIIDNHFGGSSAELQTVYSLVNTLTLNFPSIDTVRIMIEGKSEPTIAGHIIISNPLKPNRKLIKG; translated from the coding sequence GTGCCCCCGAAAAAGAAGAGAAAACTGAAGAAAAGGAAGAAGGGGTCCCGCCTCCCCTCTCCACTGCCACTCTCCGTAGTAATCGCAACCCTTGTGACCTTCGCCGCCGGAGCGCTCTTTATGATATACTTCGGTGACAGGTTGTTCTCCCCCACGGCCCCGAACTCCACTCCGGACTCCACCCCGAAAAAGACCGTCGCCACGGCGAAGACGGAAAAGACAGAAAAGACGGGGGAAAAACCCGCAGTAAAGAAACCCGCGTCCCGCACCATAAAACTCTTTTTCGGCGACTACGAGGGCAAGGAGCTTATCGCCGAGAAGAGCGGCATCAGGAAGGGCACGGTGGAGGCCGAGCTCAAAAGGGCCGTGGAGGCGCTCCTTAAAGGGCCGGTGAGTGGAAGAGACGGCATCATCGAGACCATACCCGAGGGGGTAAAACTTCTCTCGCTCAAGGTGCGGAAGAGGACGGCGGTGGTTGACTTGAGCCGGGAGATTATCGATAACCACTTCGGCGGCTCGTCGGCCGAACTGCAGACCGTCTACTCGCTCGTAAACACCCTCACCTTGAACTTCCCGTCCATAGACACGGTACGGATCATGATCGAGGGCAAGTCCGAGCCCACCATAGCCGGGCACATAATCATAAGTAACCCGCTTAAGCCGAACAGGAAACTGATAAAGGGATAG